In Peromyscus leucopus breed LL Stock chromosome 16_21, UCI_PerLeu_2.1, whole genome shotgun sequence, a single genomic region encodes these proteins:
- the LOC114692357 gene encoding KH homology domain-containing protein 1-like → MDGINENAWWTLPENFDAPLVTFIDEAQEEHIFVVCSGHEDLYLRSIELHSNTLIQLERWFTASGQTRVTVVGPLRAKRWLMDMIRSVGSQQAYHQARGEKMLHRVQNQPLTKADLDDSFSMLAYIFGLILDIVFGF, encoded by the exons ATGGATGGTATCAACGAGAATGCCTGGTGGACATTGCCTGAAAACTTTGATGCTCCACTTGTGACATTCATTGATGAAGCCCAGGAAGAGCACATATTTG TTGTGTGTTCAGGCCATGAGGACTTATACCTCAGAAGCATCGAGCTACACAGCAACACCCTCATTCAACTGGAGAGGTGGTTTACAGCCTCAGGCCAGACTCGAGTCACTGTGGTTGGACCACTCAGAGCAAAGCGGTGGTTGATGGATATGATTCGGAGTGTGGGGAGCCAGCAAGCTTACCACCAGGCCCGAG GTGAAAAGATGTTGCATCGAGTCCAGAACCAACCCCTGACCAAAGCTGACTTGGATGACTCTTTCAGCATGCTCGCATACATATTTGGCCTGATTCTTGATATCGTTTTTGGGTTCTGA
- the LOC114692358 gene encoding KH homology domain-containing protein 1-like, with product MDGINENAWWTLPENLDAPLVTFIDEAQEEHIFVVCSGHEDLYLRSIELHSNTLIQLERWFTASGQTRVSVVGPLRAKRWLMDMIRSVGSQQAYHQARGEKMLHRVQNQPLTKADLDDSFSMLAYIFGLILDIVFGF from the exons ATGGATGGTATCAACGAGAATGCCTGGTGGACATTGCCTGAAAACTTGGATGCTCCACTTGTGACATTCATTGATGAAGCCCAGGAAGAGCACATATTTG TTGTGTGTTCAGGCCATGAGGACTTATACCTCAGAAGCATCGAGCTACACAGCAACACCCTCATTCAACTGGAGAGGTGGTTTACAGCCTCAGGCCAGACTCGAGTCTCTGTGGTTGGACCACTCAGAGCAAAGCGGTGGTTGATGGATATGATTCGGAGTGTGGGGAGCCAGCAAGCTTACCACCAGGCCCGAG GTGAAAAGATGTTGCATCGAGTCCAGAACCAACCCCTGACCAAAGCTGACTTGGATGACTCTTTCAGCATGCTCGCATACATATTTGGCCTGATTCTTGATATCGTTTTTGGGTTCTGA